A genomic stretch from Vibrio cortegadensis includes:
- a CDS encoding glycoside hydrolase family 16 protein, with protein sequence MRYLPNQSTAFLSSIATLVLLSGCASTDDAVDGNTDLVQTQKPVSLVEMPVVPSSDWQLVWQDEFEGDTINKRNWSLEENCWGGGNNEQQCYTKRADNAFVQDGFLHIVAKKQSFTGPDNPEGKAGGATKTLPYTSARLRTLNKRDSKYGRFEIRAKLPSGQGTWPAIWMLPTENKYGTWAASGEIDIMEAVNLKTQSDAPGAKSGDLENRVYGSLHYGKKWPDNVYSGQGASLPNGINPADDFHTYAIEWEEGEIRWYVDNIHYATQTQEGWYSQYEAEEGVLSNAKGAAPFDEKFHLLLNLAVGGSWSANANSKGIDPDSFPKTMLVDSVKVYRCKNDRWKGKGCAGRSDQAALVKGHQAPEILAMDDSYADGPVLNIFSDSLNSSLAYASYDPLDIVEHQEVEEADRGTVLEITKKNGGGNVYFRSPVTDVTHWKATGVLVFDLKVENMGEGTELLVKMDSGWPKTSDVTVPLPAVGQWGEVRIAIADILDSDNRFAGGNQADPAAISNLLVLEPQGAMTFKLDNIRFEKP encoded by the coding sequence ATGCGATATTTACCCAATCAATCCACCGCTTTTCTAAGTTCCATTGCCACATTAGTGTTGCTTTCAGGTTGTGCTAGTACCGACGATGCTGTGGATGGAAATACCGATCTTGTCCAAACTCAAAAGCCCGTCAGTTTAGTTGAAATGCCTGTTGTACCAAGCAGTGATTGGCAATTAGTTTGGCAGGATGAGTTTGAAGGTGACACGATCAATAAACGAAACTGGTCATTAGAAGAAAATTGTTGGGGTGGGGGCAACAACGAGCAGCAGTGTTACACCAAAAGAGCTGATAACGCATTCGTACAAGATGGATTCCTTCATATTGTCGCTAAGAAACAGAGTTTTACTGGGCCTGATAACCCGGAAGGTAAAGCGGGTGGGGCGACCAAAACCCTCCCTTATACCTCGGCAAGGTTACGCACACTGAATAAACGAGACAGTAAATATGGTCGTTTTGAAATAAGAGCGAAGCTGCCATCTGGTCAAGGAACATGGCCTGCGATTTGGATGCTACCCACAGAAAATAAATATGGCACTTGGGCCGCATCTGGTGAAATCGATATCATGGAAGCGGTGAACTTAAAAACGCAGTCTGATGCACCAGGAGCAAAATCGGGTGATTTAGAAAACCGCGTTTATGGCAGTTTGCACTATGGAAAAAAATGGCCAGACAATGTGTATAGCGGTCAAGGAGCATCGTTACCTAATGGGATTAACCCTGCCGATGATTTCCATACTTATGCTATAGAGTGGGAAGAGGGAGAGATTCGGTGGTATGTCGATAATATTCATTACGCCACTCAAACCCAAGAAGGTTGGTACAGTCAATATGAGGCAGAAGAGGGCGTACTCTCCAATGCAAAAGGTGCCGCTCCGTTCGATGAGAAATTCCATTTATTACTTAACCTAGCAGTAGGTGGCTCGTGGTCAGCTAATGCAAACAGCAAAGGTATTGATCCGGATTCATTTCCAAAAACCATGCTTGTTGATTCCGTAAAAGTATATCGTTGTAAAAATGACCGTTGGAAAGGGAAAGGCTGTGCAGGACGTTCTGATCAAGCTGCACTCGTGAAAGGCCATCAAGCGCCTGAAATTTTAGCAATGGATGATAGTTACGCTGATGGTCCTGTGCTAAATATTTTTTCAGATAGCTTAAATAGCAGCTTAGCTTACGCAAGTTATGATCCTCTTGATATTGTCGAGCACCAAGAAGTAGAAGAGGCCGATAGAGGGACTGTACTTGAGATCACTAAGAAAAATGGTGGTGGTAATGTCTATTTCCGCTCGCCAGTCACGGATGTTACACACTGGAAAGCAACAGGCGTTTTAGTTTTTGATTTGAAAGTCGAAAACATGGGTGAAGGTACTGAGCTACTGGTTAAAATGGACAGTGGCTGGCCGAAAACGAGTGATGTCACCGTGCCATTACCCGCTGTTGGCCAATGGGGTGAAGTGCGTATTGCTATAGCCGATATTCTAGATAGTGACAATCGTTTTGCTGGTGGTAATCAAGCCGATCCTGCTGCTATTAGCAACTTATTGGTGCTAGAGCCACAAGGTGCGATGACGTTTAAGCTGGATAATATTCGTTTTGAAAAACCGTAA
- a CDS encoding MalM family protein, whose protein sequence is MKNVIIVPAILALSACTTTTNSPARFYVTAPGVEELKSDDHCCSQLNTIHYQPVTRNGEHRLSIALTSPKVVFKSGRSFVEGIQLPASLTPISFSVHSNITTSAFVPSILVLDDQYQPLDVIDEQSIHYQAQGLLNSARYTGDIELNQRYNNGKSPAYLVVFTTKEAIETESPVGEPSDMAMRSGDIQANIAHNTDYSIPHSAIGNVYFTFNFEALATPASEELREERINDTITKKDALATPQQTAESEENVYTELVENAVKSGNFSTALAYVEESERLAISGVRATFIQAMKQYEEADN, encoded by the coding sequence ATGAAAAATGTAATCATAGTACCAGCAATACTTGCGCTTTCAGCTTGTACAACAACCACAAATTCACCTGCGCGCTTTTACGTCACCGCTCCCGGTGTAGAAGAACTAAAAAGTGATGATCATTGCTGCTCTCAATTAAATACCATTCATTACCAACCCGTCACGCGAAATGGTGAACATCGACTCAGCATCGCACTCACGAGTCCTAAAGTGGTGTTCAAATCTGGTCGTTCATTTGTCGAGGGCATTCAACTGCCTGCATCGCTTACCCCTATCTCTTTTTCTGTTCATTCCAATATAACGACCTCAGCTTTTGTGCCTTCAATACTCGTTCTTGACGATCAATACCAACCTTTAGATGTCATTGACGAACAATCAATTCACTATCAAGCGCAAGGTCTATTAAACAGTGCTCGATACACAGGTGACATTGAATTAAATCAGCGTTACAACAATGGAAAATCACCCGCTTACTTAGTGGTGTTTACAACAAAAGAAGCAATAGAGACTGAGTCTCCAGTTGGTGAACCAAGTGATATGGCAATGCGTTCAGGAGATATACAAGCCAATATCGCGCACAACACCGATTACTCAATTCCGCACTCAGCCATTGGCAATGTTTATTTTACTTTCAACTTCGAAGCGCTTGCTACCCCTGCGTCTGAAGAGTTAAGAGAAGAACGAATAAATGACACCATCACGAAGAAAGACGCCTTAGCGACACCCCAACAAACCGCAGAAAGTGAGGAGAATGTTTATACTGAACTCGTGGAAAACGCGGTGAAATCAGGAAACTTCTCAACGGCCCTTGCTTATGTTGAAGAGTCTGAACGACTAGCCATTTCGGGTGTGAGAGCAACTTTCATTCAAGCAATGAAGCAGTATGAAGAGGCCGATAACTAA